Sequence from the Candidatus Binataceae bacterium genome:
GCGATCGGGCACACGGTGGAAAACCAGTGGCTCACGCCCGAAATGATTCATCGCAAGCTCACCGAGTACGACCTGGTCACCAAGGTCGGGCAATGGCTGGAGCGGGTCTCGCTGCGCGACGCCGACCTGACCTTCATCGAGGAGCAGGCGCTCAGGCTCGCCGAGTGGCTCAAGCGTCCCGAGGTCGTGGACCGCATCGTGGAAGAGCTGCGCAAGATGCTCGAAATCGGGCCGTTGGTCAGGTTCGTCGAGCGGCTGCTGGTGAATTTCGAGGG
This genomic interval carries:
- a CDS encoding DUF445 family protein gives rise to the protein MRKGDVALLVSVLLYAVGWIVYLHVNAHAGEVIRMAGEASLVGGLCDYIALKMLFERKWYLPNSGVLPRNREKIIHAIGHTVENQWLTPEMIHRKLTEYDLVTKVGQWLERVSLRDADLTFIEEQALRLAEWLKRPEVVDRIVEELRKMLEIGPLVRFVERLLVNFEG